One genomic segment of Paraburkholderia caffeinilytica includes these proteins:
- a CDS encoding alpha/beta fold hydrolase, translated as MNCRRLSLFAILSACALAVATGASAATPVGAAVAGSSVGSGLSGLAASQPGSGAAGSAPAAAVDNGGPAYGPELQGFNYPAPVEQYDFTSQGVALHMAYMDIKPEHANGRTAVLLHGKNFCAATWDATIHRLSDAGYRVIAPDQIGFCKSSKPEHYQYSFQQLARNTHALLESLGVTDATVIGHSTGGMLAIRYALMYPHETQQLVLVNPIGLEDWKAKGVPSLSVDQWYERELKTTADGIRRYEQATYYAGPWRADYEPWVQMLAGMYRGPGKQIVAWNSALLYDMIYTQPVVYELGHLSMPTLLLIGQKDTTAIGKDAAPPEVRAKIGHYPELGRAAAKAIPHATLVEFADLGHAPQMQDPQAFHRALLDGLAAVPANR; from the coding sequence ATGAATTGTCGCCGCCTGTCTTTGTTCGCCATCTTGAGCGCCTGCGCGCTGGCCGTTGCGACCGGTGCTTCCGCCGCCACGCCGGTCGGCGCGGCCGTGGCGGGTAGTTCGGTTGGTTCGGGTCTTTCGGGTCTTGCCGCCAGCCAGCCCGGTTCCGGGGCCGCCGGCAGCGCGCCGGCGGCAGCCGTCGACAACGGCGGTCCGGCGTACGGCCCCGAGTTGCAGGGCTTCAACTATCCGGCGCCTGTCGAGCAATACGACTTCACTTCACAAGGCGTGGCGCTGCACATGGCGTACATGGATATCAAGCCGGAGCACGCGAACGGCCGCACGGCCGTATTGCTGCACGGCAAGAACTTCTGTGCGGCGACGTGGGATGCGACCATTCATCGTCTGAGCGACGCCGGCTATCGGGTGATCGCGCCGGATCAGATCGGTTTTTGTAAATCGAGCAAGCCGGAGCACTATCAGTACAGCTTTCAGCAACTGGCGCGCAACACGCATGCGCTGCTCGAATCGCTCGGCGTGACCGATGCGACAGTCATCGGCCATTCGACCGGCGGGATGCTCGCGATACGCTATGCGCTGATGTATCCGCATGAAACGCAGCAACTGGTGCTGGTCAATCCGATTGGACTCGAGGACTGGAAGGCGAAGGGGGTGCCGTCGCTATCGGTCGACCAATGGTATGAGCGCGAGCTGAAGACGACGGCGGACGGCATTCGCCGCTACGAACAGGCGACTTATTACGCGGGCCCGTGGCGCGCCGACTATGAGCCGTGGGTGCAGATGCTGGCGGGGATGTACCGCGGCCCGGGCAAGCAGATCGTGGCGTGGAATTCCGCGTTGCTGTACGACATGATCTACACGCAGCCGGTCGTGTACGAGCTGGGCCACCTGAGCATGCCCACGCTGCTGCTGATCGGCCAGAAGGACACGACCGCGATCGGCAAGGACGCGGCGCCGCCCGAGGTGCGCGCGAAAATCGGCCACTACCCCGAACTGGGCAGGGCCGCCGCGAAGGCAATTCCACACGCGACGCTCGTCGAATTCGCCGACTTGGGGCATGCGCCGCAGATGCAGGATCCGCAGGCGTTTCATCGGGCGC